From the Alloalcanivorax dieselolei B5 genome, one window contains:
- a CDS encoding CTP synthase, giving the protein MARYIFVTGGVVSSLGKGITSASLASLLEARGLKVTLIKMDPYINVDPGTMSPYQHGEVFVTEDGAETDLDLGHYERFIRARLSRRNSFTTGRVYQDVLDKERRGEYLGATVQVIPHITDEIKLKIQEGAGDADVAIVEIGGTAGDIESLPFLEAVRQMRVELGSSRSLLVHLTLVPYIATAGEIKTKPTQHSVKELRSIGLQPDILVCRADNPIPQSAREKIALFTNVEARAVISSPDCKSIYQVPRGMHEQGLDAIVVEKFGLDLPQPDLSEWDRVVEAQLHPQHEVTIGMVGKYVELADAYKSLNEALMHAGIATHARVNIRYIDAEEIERNGTGELASVDAILVPGGFGDRGTEGKIAAIRYARENKVPYLGICLGMQLALIEYARHVAGLKDAHSTELRPDTPQPVVALITEWTREDGSKELRSETSDLGGTMRLGGQECVLEEDSVAARCYGRSHIVERHRHRYEVNNNYLPQLEGAGLRIAGRSHDGELVEVIEVPDHPWFVACQFHPEFTSTPRDGHGLFKGYVEAALAHKES; this is encoded by the coding sequence ATGGCACGTTATATTTTTGTCACTGGCGGTGTGGTGTCTTCCCTGGGCAAGGGAATCACCTCGGCGTCCCTGGCCTCGTTGCTCGAGGCCCGTGGTCTGAAGGTCACTCTGATCAAGATGGACCCCTACATCAACGTGGACCCAGGCACCATGAGCCCCTATCAGCACGGGGAGGTGTTCGTCACCGAGGACGGCGCCGAAACCGACCTGGACCTGGGGCACTACGAGCGCTTTATCCGTGCCCGGCTCAGCCGCCGCAACAGCTTTACCACCGGCCGCGTCTACCAGGACGTGTTGGACAAGGAGCGTCGTGGCGAGTATCTGGGGGCCACCGTGCAGGTGATCCCGCACATCACCGACGAAATCAAACTGAAGATCCAGGAAGGGGCCGGTGACGCCGACGTGGCCATCGTCGAGATCGGCGGCACCGCCGGCGACATCGAGTCGTTGCCGTTCCTGGAAGCGGTGCGGCAGATGCGTGTGGAACTGGGTTCCAGCCGCTCCTTGTTGGTGCATCTGACGCTGGTGCCGTACATCGCCACCGCCGGCGAGATCAAAACCAAACCGACCCAGCATTCGGTGAAAGAGCTGCGTTCCATCGGTCTGCAGCCGGACATTCTGGTCTGCCGCGCCGATAATCCGATTCCGCAGAGCGCCCGTGAGAAGATCGCGCTGTTCACCAATGTGGAAGCCCGCGCGGTGATCTCCTCGCCGGACTGCAAGAGCATTTACCAGGTCCCGCGCGGCATGCACGAGCAGGGACTGGATGCCATCGTGGTGGAAAAATTCGGCCTTGATCTGCCGCAGCCGGACCTGTCCGAGTGGGACCGGGTGGTGGAAGCCCAGTTGCATCCCCAGCACGAAGTCACCATCGGCATGGTGGGCAAGTACGTGGAGCTGGCGGACGCCTACAAGTCGCTCAACGAAGCGCTGATGCACGCCGGCATCGCCACCCATGCGCGGGTCAACATCCGCTATATCGACGCCGAGGAGATCGAACGCAACGGCACCGGTGAGCTGGCGTCGGTGGACGCCATCCTGGTGCCCGGCGGCTTCGGCGACCGGGGCACCGAGGGCAAGATCGCGGCGATCCGCTATGCCCGGGAAAACAAGGTGCCCTATCTGGGTATTTGCCTCGGCATGCAACTGGCGTTGATCGAATACGCCCGCCACGTGGCCGGCCTGAAAGACGCCCATTCCACCGAATTGAGGCCGGATACCCCGCAACCGGTGGTGGCGCTGATTACCGAGTGGACGCGCGAGGATGGCAGCAAGGAGCTGCGTTCGGAAACCTCTGATCTCGGTGGTACCATGCGTCTGGGTGGCCAGGAATGCGTGCTGGAAGAGGATTCCGTGGCGGCCCGGTGCTACGGCCGTTCTCATATCGTTGAACGTCACCGGCACCGCTACGAGGTCAACAATAACTATCTGCCGCAATTGGAAGGCGCCGGTCTGCGCATTGCCGGCCGCTCCCACGACGGCGAACTGGTGGAAGTGATCGAAGTGCCGGACCACCCGTGGTTCGTGGCCTGCCAGTTCCACCCGGAATTCACCTCCACGCCCCGCGACGGCCATGGTCTGTTCAAGGGATACGTGGAAGCGGCGCTGGCCCACAAGGAGAGTTAA
- the kdsA gene encoding 3-deoxy-8-phosphooctulonate synthase gives MSSQITIQLDGLRFANDAPMALFGGMNVLESRDLALQVAEHYARVTEKLGIPWVFKASFDKANRSSLHSFRGPGMEEGLKIFEEIKQTFQCPVITDVHEPYQAAPVAEVADIIQLPAFLARQTDLVVAMAKTDAIINIKKPQFLAPQEMRHILHKCEEAGNDQLILCERGSSFGYNNLVVDMLGFGIMKTFGYPVFFDVTHALQMPGARSDSAGGRRAQVAELARAGISQGIAGLFLEAHPDPDNAKCDGPCALRLDRLEPFLAQLQTLDNTVKAFPAFDND, from the coding sequence GTGAGCAGCCAGATAACCATCCAGCTTGACGGTCTGCGCTTCGCCAACGACGCCCCGATGGCCTTGTTCGGCGGCATGAACGTGCTGGAATCCCGGGACCTGGCCCTGCAGGTGGCGGAGCATTACGCCCGGGTCACCGAAAAGCTGGGGATCCCCTGGGTGTTCAAGGCCAGCTTCGACAAGGCCAACCGGTCCTCTCTGCATTCCTTTCGCGGGCCGGGCATGGAAGAAGGACTGAAGATCTTCGAGGAGATCAAACAGACCTTCCAGTGCCCGGTGATCACCGATGTGCACGAGCCTTATCAGGCGGCGCCGGTGGCGGAAGTGGCGGACATCATTCAACTGCCGGCGTTTCTCGCCCGGCAGACCGATCTGGTGGTGGCAATGGCAAAAACCGATGCCATCATCAACATCAAAAAGCCCCAGTTTCTGGCGCCCCAAGAGATGCGCCACATTCTGCACAAGTGCGAGGAAGCCGGTAACGACCAGTTGATCCTCTGTGAGCGGGGCTCCAGCTTCGGGTACAACAACCTGGTGGTGGACATGCTCGGCTTCGGCATCATGAAGACCTTCGGCTATCCGGTGTTCTTCGATGTCACCCATGCCCTGCAAATGCCCGGTGCCCGCAGCGACTCCGCCGGTGGCCGCCGCGCCCAGGTGGCGGAACTGGCCCGTGCCGGTATCAGCCAGGGCATCGCCGGCCTGTTCCTGGAAGCCCATCCCGACCCGGACAACGCCAAATGTGATGGCCCCTGCGCCCTGCGTCTGGATCGCCTGGAGCCATTCCTGGCGCAGCTGCAAACCCTGGATAATACGGTCAAGGCCTTCCCCGCCTTCGACAACGACTGA